The sequence TGGTTGCGATTGCGGCACTTGATGACTGCATTACAACCGTCATGGCGATTCCGATAACAACCATGAGTATATGCCTGAACACCCCTGCGGACGGAAGTTCGGCGAGATTGAAAACACCGGACAGCCCCTGCATACCGTCCTGCAAAGTTTCTATTCCGATGAAAATCAGTCCGAATCCCGCCAGCGCGAGCCCGAATGATTTCCATCTGCCGCGTGCCAGTAATTTTATAAATGCCCCGACGCCGACCAGGGGCAATGCATAGAATCCTATACTCACCTTCAGACCGAGCACCGAGACGATCCAACCAGTGCTGGTCGTTCCGAGACTCGCTCCGAGAACCACGCCGACCGCCTGCGGGAAAGTCAGCAGTCCGGCGCTGACGAACCCGATTACCGCAACAGTAGTTGCGCTCGATGACTGAACTATCGCCGTAATAAGGGCTCCGGAGGTAAAAGCCTTAAACGGTCTTCCGGTAAACCGGACCAGGGCGGTGCGCAGGGCATCCCCGGCAAACGACTTTATCCCGTCTGCCAGCAACACCATCCCCATAAGGAACAGTCCGATGCCGCCCAAAAGTTTGAAGACCAGGACTGTCATGAAACACCTTTCGTTTGGCGGCTTTCTCCTGCGGCAATTCTTTCTGCAGCATCTCTGGCAGAATCGACGAAGGGTGACAGTATAAGATCAGCTCCAGCCTTCTCAAGCATTTCACTATCATAATCCGTATAAGATACAACAGCTTTCCGGCCCTGATATCCATGATGTTTTACGGCATCAAGCAGCGACAGGTTGATGTCGAGCTGAGGAATGGTGCTGACTATCCATTGCGACCAGCTTAACGGCAAAACAGACGGGCCGACGAGAATTCCTACAATTATATAGGCGACAATAAGTGGCTGGCGCATACGGAGGATCAGCGCGCTCACCACCGAAGCGATTAAAAGCAGGACTGCTATTTCGTGGAACATGTCTTCAAATAAGATCAATTGCTTTTTCTCCCTGGAGCCATCGCTTCACTAATAATTCTGATTCCCTTTTGCGACTCATCAATAGAGCGCGTTAAGGATTCCCTTGCTGCCTCCGGATTATGGAAGCCGTCGGAGTTTTCCGCAGTCCACCATTCCCACAGAATATGTGCCCTGAGATGTTGGTCCTGTGCTTTCTTGATTGTCTCTTTATCCACCCCCCCTTTTTTTGCCTCAACAATCTTATCAATGAGTTCAGAGAGCCAGAATTCCGCCTTCCTCATCCTTCCCTTCGTATATGCCTTTATAGAGTCGATTGCATAGGTTGCCATCTCCTCCGTCCATAAGGGATGGCATTTCAGGCAGGTTTCCTTGAGATGAACTCTCGGGGTTAAAGGCACATGCGAGGTATAAATCTTCCCGGATTCCGGATTCTTTATCTTTGGCGCGTGGCAATCATTGCAACCGGCTCCTGCCCTTGAATGTTTCGAGTTGTAATAAGTCTCGGCTTCGGGGTGCTGCCCTTTCCAGAGAAGTCCGCCGGTAAGCGCATGCTGAAAGTCAAGAAAAGCGGTTTTATTCACATAATGTTCATAAAGATCAAAGACCTCTTTATAGGGGATGTGGTTTGTCCTCCTGTCCTCCATTGTGACGGTATATTGAGAAATATCGGGATTTCTGAGGTCATAGCCGGGGTTGCAGGTATACTCCACATGGCATTGACCGCATTGAAGCTTTGTGTCATACCTGTCAAGCAGTGCTATCTTCCTCGTATACCCTCTCATACCCATTTCCACAATCTGTATCTCTGTCCTGTTCGGATCCTTATGCCACAGTGTATCCTGCTCAGGTCTCGCGAGGGCATCGATTAATGCATCCATCACAATCCGTGGTTTTGCGGCATGCGGGTCGTGGCAGTGATAACAGTTTATTCCGTGCTGTAAAGTCCTTGCGAGTTCGACCACATTGGATGTCCTCGACCATTTTGCACCCTTTCCCGGGTCCCCCATATAAGCCCAATTAAGAATGTGGTCCTGGGACTTGCACTGGAGGCAGACAGGATTTGCAGCTGCCGCGCTTTGCGGTATAAAAGTTTTATGTTCTCCGGTTTCAGGATATCTGTCCACAAGCACATCCCATGCTTTTCCTTTTTCAAGAATATACTGCCAGCCGTTCCTGCCCTGGAACCGTCCTCCGTATGCCCTGTCAACTGCAAGGTGATCGATAAGCATCCACAAATGCGGGCGGGTCAATGCATGTTCTTTGGTAAAACTGTGTCCCATCATAATCCTGTCCCAGAAGGGGTTTGGCGCCCTGTTTGTAAGCTGGGATTTTTCATCCCTCGCGGGTCTGTGGTAAGAGCCCTTCATAAAACTGTTATATTGCTCCCCGTGACATTGGCCGCAGGTTTCCCACGAGGTGTCTGTTGCAGGCCTGTTTGCGGGGCCTGGAGCTGCCGCATGCTTATCGAGTCCGCTGTGGCATGAAGAACAATTAACTGCTGTATGCTTGCCAGACATATGAAGGTTTTTGACAACGCCGTGGCATATATAACATGTATTAATGTCAACCGGTTTTGCCGCAGCCGGTTTTCTTTCGGCATAGACGCCGAAATAACCTCCGGCAATAATGAAGAAAACCGCAAAAATCAAATGCACTTTCCTGATCATATTCCCTCCTTTAAATCAGAAAAATTAACTACAACGTTCACAGAAAACTGTATCCATGCCATGGGAAGACTCTCCCTGAAAACAAGCAGAAAAATCTTCTTCCTCTGTGGTTTCATTTCTCTTCCTTCACTACATGAAGCTCCATCTTCACTTCTGCCAGTTCTCTCTTGAGTCTGTAATTCTCCATCTCCACTTCGGTCAGCGGCTTCTGTGTCTTGCCTACTTCAGCAAGCTTCCCGATTTTGTGGGCCTTGACCCAATAAGTTATTGTCAATGGAGCTAATGATAATCTGCGGCCAACCTCAGGGATACTCAACCCGCCTTCTGTGATTAACTTTACCGCTTCCTCTCTGAACTCCTTTGTGTATTTACCATTTGGAATCCTCTGCTTTGCCATCTTGACACCTCCGTCTCTGTATTTTACCCAACTTTGGTGTCCACTTTTTCTATCCTACCTCAGTTTCTACCGTTTTATATATGTTCTATCACGTTTTTGTCACGTTCGTATCCTGTAAGCATCGAAGAGGAAATTGACTGATACAGGAATACCTTTCTGACTGATCCTCGCGGCGATTATACTTACAACATCTTCTCCCTGATCTGTGCATGCTTCCGAAATCATCTGGCCGACTCTGAAGTTCGTCTCTGCGATCTCATAGCTTTTCTTTGAGCCGGATTTCAAAAGCTTTGCGATCTGCTCTAAAAGCTCATCGGTTTCAGGCATAAATGTTCCTTTCATGATTATTAGTGATTATTGGTTTAAATTACTGATACGTAGTAAACGATAATTATTTGGCGTCAGGATGTCAGAAAAAGACGAAGAGAAAGACGTAAGAACACCTGAATTATTTAGGGGAAAAAAGGGTATGAGGTTTTAATCTTTCGGGAAAGAACCTTTAACAATAAATCATTCGGCAAGCTTTAAGTCTTTAAAATATGTCCCATAGAATCCGCGGTCTCTGGTCAGTAAAAGTTTGGCATGAACAAGAGCATGGGCACCTATTATGAAATCACTGATAATATGCTGCCTGAATTTGACAGCGGATTTACATTCAGGACAGGTAACAGGGATAGCTTTGCCGCAATGGGAGCACTCTAAAGCAATCTTTTTGTTTCTGGCATACTCTTTCCATGCTTTTCCCGCACGGTAT comes from Nitrospirota bacterium and encodes:
- a CDS encoding ammonia-forming cytochrome c nitrite reductase subunit c552, whose translation is MIRKVHLIFAVFFIIAGGYFGVYAERKPAAAKPVDINTCYICHGVVKNLHMSGKHTAVNCSSCHSGLDKHAAAPGPANRPATDTSWETCGQCHGEQYNSFMKGSYHRPARDEKSQLTNRAPNPFWDRIMMGHSFTKEHALTRPHLWMLIDHLAVDRAYGGRFQGRNGWQYILEKGKAWDVLVDRYPETGEHKTFIPQSAAAANPVCLQCKSQDHILNWAYMGDPGKGAKWSRTSNVVELARTLQHGINCYHCHDPHAAKPRIVMDALIDALARPEQDTLWHKDPNRTEIQIVEMGMRGYTRKIALLDRYDTKLQCGQCHVEYTCNPGYDLRNPDISQYTVTMEDRRTNHIPYKEVFDLYEHYVNKTAFLDFQHALTGGLLWKGQHPEAETYYNSKHSRAGAGCNDCHAPKIKNPESGKIYTSHVPLTPRVHLKETCLKCHPLWTEEMATYAIDSIKAYTKGRMRKAEFWLSELIDKIVEAKKGGVDKETIKKAQDQHLRAHILWEWWTAENSDGFHNPEAARESLTRSIDESQKGIRIISEAMAPGRKSN
- a CDS encoding transposase; translation: MAKQRIPNGKYTKEFREEAVKLITEGGLSIPEVGRRLSLAPLTITYWVKAHKIGKLAEVGKTQKPLTEVEMENYRLKRELAEVKMELHVVKEEK
- a CDS encoding type II toxin-antitoxin system VapC family toxin, translating into MITAIDTNILLDILIPDEAHLTSSKEILNEYLSKGQLIICELVYAELASQFSDEQELHDFFSDTGIRLMPSNKEILYRAGKAWKEYARNKKIALECSHCGKAIPVTCPECKSAVKFRQHIISDFIIGAHALVHAKLLLTRDRGFYGTYFKDLKLAE